The following proteins are co-located in the Vigna angularis cultivar LongXiaoDou No.4 chromosome 2, ASM1680809v1, whole genome shotgun sequence genome:
- the LOC108328614 gene encoding probable carboxylesterase 15, giving the protein MGSLPHVVEDCLGFLQLFSDGSIFRSNDIEFKISAVQDHSVTFKDYLFHKRFNLSLRFYKPQHMTLHTKKLPIVIFLHGGGFCFGSRTWPHIHNCCTRLAAGLQAVVLSPDYRLAPEHRLPSAVDDAVEAVRWLQRQGLRLKEDENGGDAWLSADVDFDRVFVVGDSSGGNIAHHLAVRLGSGSSEMDPVRVRGYVLFAPFFGGEVRTKSEEGPPEHMLNLELLDRFWRLSMPLGESRDHPLTNPFGAGSPNLEKVKLDPILVIVGGNELLKDRAEDYARRLKEQGKDIEYLEFEGCEHGFFTHDSYSQLGEEVIQILKQFMLRTSA; this is encoded by the exons ATGGGTTCTCTCCCACACGTAGTAGAGGACTGTTTGGGGTTTCTGCAACTCTTTAGCGACGGTTCTATTTTCCGTTCAAACGATATAGAGTTCAAAATATCAGCAGTTCAAGATCATTCCGTAACCTTCAAGGACTATCTCTTCCACAAGAGATTCAACCTTTCTCTTCGCTTCTACAAACCCCAACACATGACGCTCCACACCAAGAAGCTTCCTATTGTCATTTTCCTTCACGGTGGAGGCTTCTGCTTCGGTTCGCGCACCTGGCCCCATATTCACAACTGTTGCACGCGCCTCGCCGCTGGGCTCCAGGCGGTCGTCCTCTCGCCGGACTACCGCCTCGCACCGGAACACCGCCTTCCGTCGGCTGTGGACGACGCGGTGGAGGCGGTGAGGTGGCTCCAGAGGCAGGGACTGAGACTGAAGGAAGATGAAAACGGTGGGGACGCCTGGCTGAGTGCTGACGTTGACTTTGACCGCGTGTTTGTCGTCGGTGACTCCTCTGGCGGGAACATTGCCCACCACCTCGCGGTTCGGTTGGGGTCCGGTTCGAGTGAGATGGACCCGGTTCGGGTACGAGGTTACGTGTTGTTTGCGCCGTTTTTTGGCGGGGAGGTTCGAACCAAGTCCGAGGAAGGTCCACCAGAGCACATGCTTAACCTCGAGTTATTGGACAG ATTTTGGAGGTTGTCGATGCCTTTGGGAGAATCGAGAGACCATCCATTGACGAATCCGTTTGGAGCTGGAAGCCCTAATCTTGAAAAAGTGAAGCTTGATCCTATTTTGGTGATAGTTGGTGGCAATGAATTGCTTAAGGATAGAGCAGAAGACTATGCTCGAAGGTTAAAAGAACAAGGCAAAGACATTGAATACCTTGAGTTTGAGGGTTGCGAGCATGGGTTTTTCACTCATGATTCATACTCACAACTTGGAGAAGAGGTCATCCAAATCCTTAAACAATTCATGCTTCGGACTTCTGCTTGA
- the LOC108326986 gene encoding myosin-binding protein 7 translates to MDLESSRDSVKCCKHCECGCSDCSMVAQSSRNWSRCVKRKHKELERGGKFSVPGPDCDPVARVDIGNECEALRQAVSSQQQSIQDLYAELEEERSAASSAANETMSMILRLQREKAELQMEARQFKRYVEERTVYDQQELLLLEDMLYKKEQAIHSLTCEVQAYKHRLMSFGLTESEAEGDQDEFPPYEYPPLRCKAMHTCADTDNDDIDIDKYAFGETPKDRLRNLESRISQMERSPTYSQVDGEFGAKNIFEKVIVGQSPRWTKHSRKFSCDSSSLCPEYMVDSPSVRKMDSLSQSGDLPNLKKMDNVSEAGDDMIDKVYTIDSEFKTGVNVCDDYASTPRDYVNNADFEDPYVKKLYMRLQALEADRESMRQAIISMRTDKAQLVLLREIAQELCKEMSEKKRMAARSFIGSFSFLTVFKWIASIVFWRKEANKIKYMFGLPSDSVGLLMLLDKGPHVRSWRYIQRTQVGE, encoded by the exons ATGGATTTGGAATCTTCTAGGGATTCGGTGAAATGTTGCAAGCACTGCGAATGTGGGTGTAGTGATTGCTCCATGGTAGCGCAATCTTCAAGGAATTGGTCCCGTTGTGTGAAAAGGAAACACAAGGAGTTGGAACGGGGCGGGAAATTCTCTGTGCCAGGGCCGGATTGCGATCCAGTGGCGCGTGTTGACATTGGAAATGAATGTGAAGCTTTACGGCAGGCTGTTAGCAGCCAACAACAATCAATACAGGATTTGTATGCTGAATTGGAGGAGGAGAGGAGTGCTGCCTCCTCGGCTGCGAATGAGACCATGTCAATGATATTAAGGTTGCAGAGGGAGAAGGCAGAGCTTCAGATGGAAGCGCGACAGTTCAAGAGATATGTGGAGGAGAGAACGGTTTACGATCAGCAGGAGCTTTTGTTGTTGGAGGATATGTTGTATAAGAAGGAACAGGCTATTCACTCGCTCACCTGTGAGGTGCAGGCTTATAAGCACAGGTTGATGAGTTTTGGCCTCACTGAATCCGAGGCAGAAGGTGATCAGGATGAATTTCCCCCTTACGAGTACCCTCCTTTGAGATGTAAGGCAATGCATACTTGTGCTGATACGGACAATGATGACATAGACATTGATAAATATGCTTTTGGCGAAACTCCTAAGGACAGATTGAGGAACTTAGAAAGTAGGATATCTCAAATGGAGAGAAGCCCCACTTATAGCCAGGTGGATGGGGAATTTGgtgcaaaaaatatttttgagaaGGTGATAGTTGGACAGTCTCCAAGATGGACCAAACATTCCAGGAAATTTTCTTGTGACTCATCTTCACTGTGTCCGGAGTATATGGTGGATTCCCCTAGCGTTAGGAAGATGGATTCTCTCTCACAATCGGGTGACCTTCCCAACTTGAAGAAGATGGATAATGTATCCGAAGCTGGTGATGATATGATTGATAAAGTCTATACAATTGACTCCGAGTTCAAAACTGGAGTTAATGTTTGCGATGATTATGCAAGCACTCCAAGGGACTATGTTAATAACGCGGATTTTGAAGATCCATACGTAAAGAAGCTTTACATGAGACTTCAAGCACTTGAGGCTGATAGGGAATCAATGAGGCAGGCAATCATTTCCATGCGCACTGATAAAGCACAACTTGTTTTACTGAGAGAAATCGCTCAGGAATTGTGCAAAGAGATGTCAGAGAAAAAAAGAATGGCAGCGAGGTCCTTTATTGGCAGCTTCTCATTCTTGACAGTTTTCAAG TGGATTGCATCAATTGTTTTCTGGAGAAAGGAAGCTAATAAAATCAA GTATATGTTCGGACTACCGTCTGACAGCGTAGGCTTGCTAATGCTGCTTGACAAAGGACCCCATGTAAGGTCATGGAGATATATTCAGAGAACACAAGTGGGAGAGTAG
- the LOC108328158 gene encoding pentatricopeptide repeat-containing protein At5g06540 — translation MSYNSGSNSILKTLRLKNPKLVLLESCCSVEDLKIVHAHLLRTHLFFDVFVASRLVAFCVHSTTNLLHYALRVVSQIKNPNLFIYNALIRGFSTSRCPQNSFHYYIKALRFGVIPDNITHPFLVKACTQFESAPMGMQAHGQIIKHGFELDFFVQNSLLHMYATVGDIKAARSIFQRIGRFDVVSWTSMIAGYHRCGDVESARQLFDRMPDRNLVTWSTMISGYARNNYFDKAIELFEALQAEGVVANETVMVGVISSCAHLGALAMGEKAHDYVMRNNLSLNLILGTAVVDMYAKCGDLGKAVKVFEQLPEKDVLCWTALIAGLAMHGYAEKVLWYFSEMLKTGVVPRDITFTAVLSACSHAGMVERGLEIFESMKEDHGVEPRLEHYGCMVDLLGRAGKLGEAEKFIFEMPVKPNTPIWRALLGACRIHKNVEVGERVGKILLEMQPEHSGHYVLLSNIYARANKWKDVTVMRQMMKDNGVRKPPGYSLIEVDGKIHEFTIGDKTHPEIENIERMWEDIILKKIKLAGYVGNTADTMFDIDEEEKESALHRHSEKLAIAYGIMKVQAPAPIRVVKNLRVCEDCHTATKFISKVFQVELIVRDRNRFHHFKEGTCSCKDYW, via the coding sequence ATGAGCTACAACAGTGGTAGCAACTCAATTCTGAAAACGCTGAGGCTGAAGAATCCGAAACTTGTGCTGTTGGAGAGTTGTTGCAGTGTTGAGGACCTCAAAATCGTCCATGCCCATTTGCTAAGAACCCACCTTTTCTTCGATGTCTTTGTAGCAAGTCGCCTTGTTGCTTTCTGCGTACACTCAACTACGAACTTGCTTCATTACGCCTTAAGGGTTGTCTCCCAAATAAAAAATCCCAACCTTTTCATCTACAATGCTCTCATCCGAGGCTTTTCCACCAGCCGATGCCCACAAAATTCTTTTCACTATTACATCAAAGCTCTACGCTTTGGTGTCATACCTGATAATATCACTCACCCTTTTTTGGTTAAAGCGTGTACTCAGTTTGAGTCTGCACCTATGGGCATGCAAGCACACGGTCAAATTATTAAGCATGGATTTGAACTAGATTTTTTCGTTCAAAACTCCCTTCTTCATATGTATGCAACTGTTGGGGACATAAAGGCTGCAAGGAGCATTTTTCAGAGGATTGGTAGGTTTGACGTGGTTTCATGGACTAGCATGATCGCAGGGTACCACAGGTGTGGAGATGTTGAATCTGCACGCCAACTGTTTGATAGAATGCCCGACAGGAATTTGGTGACCTGGAGCACGATGATTAGTGGTTATGCTCGGAACAATTATTTTGACAAGGCGATTGAGTTGTTTGAGGCTCTTCAGGCGGAAGGGGTGGTGGCTAATGAGACTGTGATGGTTGGTGTCATATCTTCTTGTGCTCATTTGGGGGCTCTTGCAATGGGGGAGAAAGCTCATGACTACGTGATGAGAAATAACTTAAGTTTGAATCTAATTCTTGGGACAGCTGTGGTTGATATGTATGCAAAATGTGGGGACCTTGGGAAAGCTGTTAAGGTTTTTGAGCAACTGCCGGAAAAGGATGTGCTTTGTTGGACAGCTTTGATTGCTGGACTGGCCATGCATGGTTATGCAGAGAAAGTACTGTGGTATTTTTCAGAAATGCTGAAAACGGGGGTGGTCCCAAGGGACATTACGTTTACTGCAGTGTTGTCAGCTTGCAGCCATGCAGGAATGGTTGAGAGGGGTTTGGAAATATTTGAAAGCATGAAAGAAGATCATGGAGTGGAGCCAAGATTGGAGCACTATGGATGTATGGTTGATCTTCTTGGTCGTGCAGGGAAGTTGGGAGAGGCAGAGAAGTTTATTTTCGAAATGCCTGTGAAGCCAAATACTCCAATATGGAGAGCACTGCTAGGAGCATGCAGAATTCACAAGAATGTAGAAGTCGGGGAAAGGGTGGGGAAAATTTTGTTAGAGATGCAACCAGAACATAGTGGTCATTATGTGCTGCTCTCGAACATATACGCTCGCGCAAATAAGTGGAAAGATGTTACTGTTATGAGGCAGATGATGAAGGACAATGGAGTAAGAAAGCCACCTGGATACAGTCTCATCGAAGTAGATGGAAAGATTCACGAATTTACAATTGGAGATAAAACACACCCGGAAATAGAGAATATAGAAAGAATGTGGGAAGATATAAtactcaaaaaaataaaactagcAGGGTATGTTGGAAATACAGCGGATACAATGTTTGACATTGATGAAGAGGAAAAGGAAAGTGCACTTCACAGGCATAGTGAGAAGCTGGCCATTGCATACGGAATCATGAAGGTTCAGGCTCCTGCACCCATTCGGGTCGTTAAAAACTTGCGTGTCTGTGAAGATTGTCACACTGCTACTAAGTTTATTTCAAAGGTTTTCCAAGTAGAGTTGATAGTGAGAGATCGAAATCGATTCCATCATTTTAAAGAAGGGACGTGTTCTTGTAAGGATTACTGGTGA
- the LOC108329462 gene encoding uncharacterized protein LOC108329462 isoform X1, with product MKIFVLKCKSTRRVNYSFSTRSRSPSLSLNLPPILCFAGTHTTPSAVARHDSPPFYLINLDDAWLVKVRIAERGMAKVAKPSSHRIGSVPLKSGPMVKKKTPSELRGELLKRASFLDNNAESPPPLADTAKTTEVSNGLKRTGLWKPPRYTDTRVDEVFAAKKPRFKIASGKENSKGIPSLEQTCNLKNLSVFSILEAKRQQENSCPKTSDVSSEPGKDSVLQPCQTFGKCSQGKFRSVSELSAAVDISCGSGAIDLGKALRGLAAPEEHYANDKTADLADGHPVLGNFLSECNLIGQKVPLDLTLKTSMRIVSSSVNRSVMRGTMPQLAFQNSYFKSQNVRGYGLHSWMYPQSILPPSLISVLSSSTSDGELDFLRKRQVAWEESFRDLYYMLRKDICSLFYVCTAQFVVMFTGGDSSGQSKCLCNAYISQSTQGLRSLLREHDVCFSMPLCHSKVEQVATEDLVELSEIEKQNLGQIRRLRSFSEVDNSPQSLLVFSGNNNVHALYDLLLNYRFLLTSLSSMDTPVLCSPVPFQNSALSSPDIKFTETRRAEDIAASYNGSTWKDGDPIQGSSDGLCTIEIKDTLLPPWLICRMCALMSSEGRSFVASFATDFSSIGLNVALKSICEKEKSEAVDSESLQEHINTFGIPETVVTSRMCSSSLKGIRYIDGSYTASLSPV from the exons ATGAAAATTTTCgttttaaaatgtaaaagcaCAAGAAGAGTGAACTATTCATTTTCAACTAGGTCCCgctctccctccctctcactCAATCTTCCCCCCATCCTCTGCTTCGCAGGAACCCATACGACACCGTCCGCCGTCGCACGTCACGATTCACCTCCTTTCTATTTG ATTAATCTCGATGACGCTTGGTTGGTAAAAGTACGCATAGCGGAACGAGGCATGGCAAAGGTGGCTAAACCGAGTTCTCATCGAATTGGTTCGGTGCCTTTGAAAAGTGGACCTATGGTTAAGAAGAAGACACCTTCGGAACTTAGG GGAGAGCTATTGAAACGGGCAAGCTTTCTGGATAATAATGCTGAATCTCCACCCCCCTTGGCTGATACTGCTAA GACCACTGAGGTGAGCAATGGATTAAAAAGAACAGGGTTATGGAAGCCCCCTAGATACACTGACACACGGGTTGATGAAGTATTTGCTGCAAAAAAGCCCAGGTTTAAAATTGCATCTGGAAAAGAAAACTCAAAG GGTATTCCATCCTTGGAACAAACATGTAATCTGAAAAATCTTTCAGTTTTTTCGATTTTGGAGGCTAAGAGACAGCAAGAAAATTCATG CCCAAAGACTTCTGATGTGTCTTCTGAGCCTGGCAAAGATAGTGTCTTACAACCTTGTCAAACATTTGGAAAGTGCAGTCAAGGGAAATTTCGCAGTGTTTCTGAACTTTCAGCAGCCGTTGATATATCTTGTGGCTCAGGTGCTATTGACCTG GGAAAAGCATTAAGAGGACTAGCTGCACCTGAAGAACATTATGCTAATGACAAAACTGCTGATTTGGCTGATGGACACCCTGTTTTAGGAAATTTCTTGTCTGAATGCAATTTAATTGGCCAGAAGGTCCCTTTGGATCTTACTTTAAAAACCAGTATGCGAATTGTATCGTCATCTGTGAACAG GTCAGTTATGCGTGGCACCATGCCTCAGTTAGCCTTTCAGAATAGTTATTTCAAGAGTCAAAATGTGAGAGGTTATGGTCTACATTCATGGATGTATCCTCAATCCATTCTACCACCTTCTCTGATATCAGTCTTGAGCTCATCAACATCAGATGGAG AATTGGATTTCTTAAGGAAACGACAAGTAGCTTGGGAAGAATCCTTTCGTGACCTATATTATATGCTTCGGAAGGACATTTGTAGCCTTTTCTATG tttGTACTGCTCAGTTTGTGGTGATGTTTACTGGTGGTGACAGCTCTGGGCAATCCAAATGTTTGTGCAATGCTTATATCTCTCAGTCAACCCAAGGTTTAAGATCATTGCTAAGAGAGCAT GATGTCTGTTTCTCTATGCCTCTTTGCCATTCGAAAGTGGAACAGGTTGCAACTGAGGATCTAGTTGAGCTGTCAGAGATTGAGAAGCAAAACTTAGGACAG ATTCGGCGATTAAGGTCATTCTCCGAAGTTGATAATAGTCCACAATCTTTGCTGGTATTTAGTGGAAACAACAATGTACATGCTTTATATGACCTTTTACTAAATTATAG ATTTCTCTTGACTTCACTATCTAGTATGGACACTCCTGTTTTGTGCTCCCCTGTGCCATTTCAAAATTCTGCTTTGTCTTCTCCTGAT ATTAAATTCACAGAGACAAGAAGAGCTGAGGACATAGCTGCATCTTATAATGGGTCTACATGGAAAGATGGGGATCCTATACAAGGATCGTCTGATGGCCTTTGTACCATTGAAATTAAGGATACTCTTCTTCCACCTTGGCTTATTTGTCGTATGTGTGCATTGATGTCTTCTGAGGGAAGAAGCTTTGTAGCAAG TTTTGCTACGGATTTTAGCTCAATTGGATTGAATGTTGCCTTGAAATCAATTTGTGAGAAGGAGAAATCTGAAGCTGTAGATAGTGAAAGTTTACAAGAACACATAAATACTTTTGGCATTCCAGAAACTGTAGTCACTTCTCGAATGTGTTCATCTTCATTAAAAGGCATAAGATACATTGATGGATCTTATACGGCATCTCTATCGCCTGTATAA
- the LOC108329462 gene encoding uncharacterized protein LOC108329462 isoform X2, which translates to MAKVAKPSSHRIGSVPLKSGPMVKKKTPSELRGELLKRASFLDNNAESPPPLADTAKTTEVSNGLKRTGLWKPPRYTDTRVDEVFAAKKPRFKIASGKENSKGIPSLEQTCNLKNLSVFSILEAKRQQENSCPKTSDVSSEPGKDSVLQPCQTFGKCSQGKFRSVSELSAAVDISCGSGAIDLGKALRGLAAPEEHYANDKTADLADGHPVLGNFLSECNLIGQKVPLDLTLKTSMRIVSSSVNRSVMRGTMPQLAFQNSYFKSQNVRGYGLHSWMYPQSILPPSLISVLSSSTSDGELDFLRKRQVAWEESFRDLYYMLRKDICSLFYVCTAQFVVMFTGGDSSGQSKCLCNAYISQSTQGLRSLLREHDVCFSMPLCHSKVEQVATEDLVELSEIEKQNLGQIRRLRSFSEVDNSPQSLLVFSGNNNVHALYDLLLNYRFLLTSLSSMDTPVLCSPVPFQNSALSSPDIKFTETRRAEDIAASYNGSTWKDGDPIQGSSDGLCTIEIKDTLLPPWLICRMCALMSSEGRSFVASFATDFSSIGLNVALKSICEKEKSEAVDSESLQEHINTFGIPETVVTSRMCSSSLKGIRYIDGSYTASLSPV; encoded by the exons ATGGCAAAGGTGGCTAAACCGAGTTCTCATCGAATTGGTTCGGTGCCTTTGAAAAGTGGACCTATGGTTAAGAAGAAGACACCTTCGGAACTTAGG GGAGAGCTATTGAAACGGGCAAGCTTTCTGGATAATAATGCTGAATCTCCACCCCCCTTGGCTGATACTGCTAA GACCACTGAGGTGAGCAATGGATTAAAAAGAACAGGGTTATGGAAGCCCCCTAGATACACTGACACACGGGTTGATGAAGTATTTGCTGCAAAAAAGCCCAGGTTTAAAATTGCATCTGGAAAAGAAAACTCAAAG GGTATTCCATCCTTGGAACAAACATGTAATCTGAAAAATCTTTCAGTTTTTTCGATTTTGGAGGCTAAGAGACAGCAAGAAAATTCATG CCCAAAGACTTCTGATGTGTCTTCTGAGCCTGGCAAAGATAGTGTCTTACAACCTTGTCAAACATTTGGAAAGTGCAGTCAAGGGAAATTTCGCAGTGTTTCTGAACTTTCAGCAGCCGTTGATATATCTTGTGGCTCAGGTGCTATTGACCTG GGAAAAGCATTAAGAGGACTAGCTGCACCTGAAGAACATTATGCTAATGACAAAACTGCTGATTTGGCTGATGGACACCCTGTTTTAGGAAATTTCTTGTCTGAATGCAATTTAATTGGCCAGAAGGTCCCTTTGGATCTTACTTTAAAAACCAGTATGCGAATTGTATCGTCATCTGTGAACAG GTCAGTTATGCGTGGCACCATGCCTCAGTTAGCCTTTCAGAATAGTTATTTCAAGAGTCAAAATGTGAGAGGTTATGGTCTACATTCATGGATGTATCCTCAATCCATTCTACCACCTTCTCTGATATCAGTCTTGAGCTCATCAACATCAGATGGAG AATTGGATTTCTTAAGGAAACGACAAGTAGCTTGGGAAGAATCCTTTCGTGACCTATATTATATGCTTCGGAAGGACATTTGTAGCCTTTTCTATG tttGTACTGCTCAGTTTGTGGTGATGTTTACTGGTGGTGACAGCTCTGGGCAATCCAAATGTTTGTGCAATGCTTATATCTCTCAGTCAACCCAAGGTTTAAGATCATTGCTAAGAGAGCAT GATGTCTGTTTCTCTATGCCTCTTTGCCATTCGAAAGTGGAACAGGTTGCAACTGAGGATCTAGTTGAGCTGTCAGAGATTGAGAAGCAAAACTTAGGACAG ATTCGGCGATTAAGGTCATTCTCCGAAGTTGATAATAGTCCACAATCTTTGCTGGTATTTAGTGGAAACAACAATGTACATGCTTTATATGACCTTTTACTAAATTATAG ATTTCTCTTGACTTCACTATCTAGTATGGACACTCCTGTTTTGTGCTCCCCTGTGCCATTTCAAAATTCTGCTTTGTCTTCTCCTGAT ATTAAATTCACAGAGACAAGAAGAGCTGAGGACATAGCTGCATCTTATAATGGGTCTACATGGAAAGATGGGGATCCTATACAAGGATCGTCTGATGGCCTTTGTACCATTGAAATTAAGGATACTCTTCTTCCACCTTGGCTTATTTGTCGTATGTGTGCATTGATGTCTTCTGAGGGAAGAAGCTTTGTAGCAAG TTTTGCTACGGATTTTAGCTCAATTGGATTGAATGTTGCCTTGAAATCAATTTGTGAGAAGGAGAAATCTGAAGCTGTAGATAGTGAAAGTTTACAAGAACACATAAATACTTTTGGCATTCCAGAAACTGTAGTCACTTCTCGAATGTGTTCATCTTCATTAAAAGGCATAAGATACATTGATGGATCTTATACGGCATCTCTATCGCCTGTATAA